A stretch of the Desulfobacter sp. genome encodes the following:
- a CDS encoding site-specific DNA-methyltransferase: MKTEHKTIFSDSKQMSALLDQSADLVVTSPPYPMIKMWDAGFVRQDPGIQRLIDKGKGYQAFELMHQVLDWTWKEAYRVLKPGGFACINIGDATRTLDGNFALYTNHARILKSVQEIGFTPLPCILWRKQTNAPNKFMGSGMLPAGAYVTLEHEYILILRKGGKRVFASEKDKEKRRASALFWEERNLWFSDIWFDIKGSRQALADKETRKRSAAFPLELAYRLINMYSVKEDLVVDPFLGLGTTALAAMAAGRNSVGYEIDNTLGNPLGRGDEGLDQAFLDRAGQMVEKRLNAHDAFVADRVITKGPLKYDNCHYGVPVMTNQERFLLLNLPQKIDTIDEHTIQVRYLDGSHPIK, encoded by the coding sequence ATGAAAACAGAGCACAAGACCATATTTTCCGATTCAAAACAGATGTCAGCCCTTTTGGACCAGAGCGCGGACCTAGTGGTGACCTCTCCTCCCTACCCCATGATCAAAATGTGGGATGCAGGGTTTGTCCGCCAGGACCCGGGTATTCAAAGATTGATTGACAAGGGCAAGGGATACCAGGCCTTTGAACTCATGCATCAGGTTTTGGACTGGACCTGGAAAGAGGCCTACCGTGTGCTAAAACCCGGCGGGTTTGCCTGTATCAATATCGGGGATGCTACCCGGACCCTTGATGGGAATTTTGCATTGTACACCAACCATGCCAGAATTTTAAAATCGGTTCAGGAGATTGGATTTACCCCTTTGCCCTGTATCCTCTGGCGCAAGCAGACCAATGCCCCCAACAAATTCATGGGCTCGGGCATGCTCCCGGCCGGTGCCTATGTGACCCTGGAGCATGAGTATATACTCATTCTTCGCAAGGGGGGCAAACGGGTGTTTGCAAGTGAAAAAGACAAGGAAAAAAGACGGGCGAGCGCGCTGTTCTGGGAGGAGCGAAACCTCTGGTTTTCAGATATCTGGTTTGACATTAAAGGGTCCCGCCAGGCGCTGGCAGACAAAGAGACCCGGAAAAGAAGCGCGGCCTTTCCCCTTGAACTGGCCTATCGGCTCATCAACATGTATTCGGTCAAAGAAGATTTGGTGGTGGATCCTTTTCTGGGGCTGGGTACCACGGCTTTGGCCGCCATGGCCGCGGGCCGGAACTCTGTGGGGTATGAGATTGACAACACCCTTGGTAATCCGCTTGGAAGGGGGGATGAGGGTCTTGACCAGGCGTTTTTGGACCGGGCAGGGCAGATGGTTGAAAAGCGCCTCAACGCCCATGACGCCTTTGTGGCGGATCGGGTAATAACCAAAGGCCCGCTCAAGTATGACAATTGCCACTATGGGGTTCCCGTGATGACCAACCAGGAAAGATTTTTATTGCTCAACCTGCCCCAAAAGATTGATACCATAGATGAGCATACCATCCAGGTCCGTTATCTTGACGGATCCCACCCAATTAAATGA
- a CDS encoding manganese efflux pump, protein MGFLDIILVAVGLGMDAAAVSMAAAAAGFARDYRAVFRLAFHFGLFQFMMPVVGWFFGQGFADHVRGIDHWIAFVLLAFVGGRMIRSGLDQTGTLVQKDPSKGLTMVMLSFATSIDALAVGLSLAMLEINIWYPSMIIGGVTAAMSLGAIAFGQRLGLWFGKKMEIFGGLLLVCIGIRILVLEFAAG, encoded by the coding sequence ATGGGTTTTTTGGATATCATCCTTGTGGCAGTAGGCCTGGGAATGGATGCGGCAGCCGTATCCATGGCTGCGGCGGCTGCGGGATTTGCCCGGGATTATCGGGCTGTTTTCAGGCTGGCATTTCATTTTGGGCTGTTCCAGTTCATGATGCCGGTGGTGGGCTGGTTTTTCGGCCAGGGTTTTGCCGATCATGTCAGGGGGATTGACCATTGGATCGCCTTTGTCCTTTTGGCCTTTGTCGGGGGACGAATGATTCGCTCCGGCCTGGATCAGACCGGTACTTTGGTTCAAAAAGATCCTTCAAAGGGCCTGACCATGGTCATGCTCAGTTTTGCCACAAGCATTGACGCCCTGGCCGTGGGGTTGAGTCTTGCCATGCTGGAAATTAATATCTGGTATCCGTCCATGATCATCGGCGGGGTAACCGCGGCGATGTCGCTTGGGGCCATTGCCTTTGGACAGCGACTGGGCCTATGGTTCGGCAAAAAAATGGAAATTTTCGGGGGGCTGCTTCTGGTCTGTATCGGAATCAGAATTCTGGTTTTGGAATTTGCAGCCGGGTGA
- a CDS encoding ferritin family protein, producing the protein MNQLNQDQSNQETANQDQFKQLNILKNAFFMEQQGKTLYETARDKAQDKAVKEFFQDLANEEQAHMEILEKQFKACKNSDKFLPGNYLDPKAENSEPNAITDEVKKNINGAGFEATAVTAAIGFEQQSVELYSLRALEAKDPEEIALYQWLAAWEKTHLKKLISLQEYLMDQIWEDRSFWPF; encoded by the coding sequence ATGAATCAATTAAATCAGGACCAATCAAATCAGGAAACTGCGAACCAAGATCAATTCAAGCAATTGAATATTCTGAAAAATGCCTTTTTCATGGAACAACAGGGCAAAACCCTATACGAAACCGCCCGGGACAAGGCCCAGGACAAGGCAGTCAAAGAATTTTTCCAAGATCTTGCAAATGAAGAGCAGGCCCACATGGAAATACTTGAAAAACAATTTAAGGCCTGTAAAAATAGTGACAAATTTTTACCCGGAAACTATCTTGATCCCAAGGCCGAAAATTCAGAACCCAATGCGATCACTGATGAGGTCAAAAAAAATATCAATGGCGCAGGATTTGAGGCCACAGCCGTTACCGCAGCCATCGGGTTTGAACAACAATCTGTGGAGTTGTACTCCCTCAGGGCCCTAGAGGCAAAAGACCCCGAAGAAATCGCCCTGTATCAATGGCTTGCCGCCTGGGAAAAAACCCATTTAAAAAAATTGATTTCCCTTCAGGAATATCTCATGGACCAGATCTGGGAAGACCGCAGTTTCTGGCCCTTTTAA
- a CDS encoding cytochrome c554 family protein: MGGRVLRVAVSLFLMVQAGQASAKGRNATRDTQPVKQFTSDQFIDPETCAGCHSQIFGQWQYSMHNLSHQDEVYNRVAKFLREGLVHEGEIKEAESCVKCHTPVGYVSGFPRQLSDDLSKTPEIAVQGIQCDYCHSAVDVEKMYNNGLVLSPGQGEDDPGIKYGPFDDCEPDFHEAAFSKLHGDSKICGTCHNVKHLAFGTDLETTYTEWENSPYNSSDPEKRVTCQGCHMYQRPGVPATGSTKRPENPGAATDYSDERPHIFTHYFVGGNTAGFDGGEKAAMAVERLQNAASLDLDLSLASQGKINVIVTNSGAGHSLPTGVGDLRQVWIELNLFDDKGNLCFSTGGLDEKKELDPLAVVFKTVFGDGQGNPVVNIAKARQILSDTRIPAGQSLTHTFETGVLPQKGWRVKARLLYRGMDQKILNLLPGTPIPALPVVEMEKISQTF, translated from the coding sequence ATGGGAGGTAGGGTTTTAAGGGTGGCGGTCAGCTTGTTTTTAATGGTACAGGCAGGCCAGGCATCTGCAAAAGGCAGGAATGCAACGAGAGATACCCAACCGGTAAAACAATTTACGTCTGACCAGTTCATTGATCCTGAAACCTGTGCCGGATGTCACTCTCAAATATTTGGCCAATGGCAGTATTCCATGCACAATCTTTCCCATCAGGATGAGGTGTATAACCGGGTGGCCAAATTTTTAAGAGAGGGGCTTGTCCATGAAGGCGAGATCAAAGAGGCAGAATCCTGCGTAAAATGCCATACCCCTGTGGGCTATGTTTCAGGGTTTCCCAGACAACTCTCCGATGATCTTTCCAAAACCCCTGAAATCGCCGTCCAGGGGATTCAATGTGATTATTGCCATTCTGCCGTTGATGTTGAAAAAATGTACAATAACGGTCTGGTCCTCTCCCCGGGGCAGGGAGAAGATGATCCTGGAATCAAATACGGCCCCTTTGACGACTGTGAACCGGATTTCCACGAGGCCGCCTTTTCAAAGCTCCATGGGGATTCAAAGATATGCGGCACCTGTCATAATGTAAAACATCTGGCCTTTGGAACAGATCTTGAGACCACCTATACGGAATGGGAAAACAGTCCCTATAACAGTTCTGATCCTGAAAAAAGAGTGACCTGCCAGGGCTGTCATATGTACCAGCGCCCGGGCGTCCCTGCCACAGGTTCTACAAAAAGACCGGAAAATCCAGGGGCGGCCACGGATTACTCTGATGAACGGCCCCATATTTTTACCCATTATTTTGTGGGGGGCAATACTGCCGGCTTTGACGGCGGCGAAAAAGCGGCCATGGCTGTGGAGCGTCTTCAAAATGCAGCTAGCCTGGATTTGGATTTAAGCTTGGCTTCACAAGGAAAAATCAATGTGATTGTGACCAATTCAGGAGCAGGTCACAGCCTGCCGACCGGTGTCGGCGATCTTCGTCAGGTATGGATTGAGCTGAACCTCTTTGATGACAAGGGAAATCTTTGTTTTTCCACAGGGGGCTTGGATGAGAAAAAAGAACTGGATCCTTTGGCCGTTGTGTTTAAAACAGTATTTGGAGATGGTCAGGGCAATCCGGTGGTCAACATTGCCAAGGCAAGACAGATCCTTTCAGACACACGGATTCCTGCCGGCCAGAGCCTGACCCATACCTTTGAGACAGGGGTGTTGCCCCAAAAGGGATGGCGGGTTAAAGCCCGTCTGCTTTACCGGGGTATGGACCAGAAAATTTTAAATCTTTTGCCCGGAACTCCCATACCCGCCTTGCCTGTGGTGGAAATGGAAAAAATAAGCCAGACCTTTTAA